The genomic region GTGTAGCTGTTCGGCACCGTCACGGTGACGCGATGCATCGGCTCCAGCAGCACCGGATCGGCCTTGGGCAAGGCTTCCTGCATGGCCATGCGGGCCGCGGTGCGGAAGGCCATGTCGGAGCTGTCGACGCTGTGGAAGCCGCCATCGACCAGCGTCACCGAGATGTCGACCACCGGATAGCCATAGGCCCCCTTGCGCGCGGCTTCCTCGGCGGCCTCGCCGACCGCAGGGATGAACTGGCGCGGCACCACCCCGCCCACGATCTTGTCGACGAACTGGTAGCCCTCGCCACGGGCGCGCGGGGCGATGTCGATCGTCACGTCGGCGAACTGGCCATGCCCGCCGGTCTGCCGCTTCAGCCGCGCGTGCTGGTGCACCGGCTTGCGGATGGTCTCGCGGAAGCCGATGCGCGGGCGATGCGTGTTCACCCTCACCCCGAAGGCATTGGCCAGCCGCTCGATCGAGGCGCGCAGGTGCAGCTCGCCCTGGCCCGCGAGAATGGTCTCGCCCAGGTCGGCATCCTGGCGCAGCGTCAGGGCCGGATCTTCCTCCACCAGCTTCTGCAGGGCACCGGACAGCCGCACGTCGTCCTTGCGGTCGGCGGTGGTGATGGCCATCGCATAGACCGGCGGCGGCGGCGGCGGGAACGCCAGGTCGGCGTCACCGGCCTCACCCAGCACGGCGCCGGTGGCGACCCCTTCCAGCCGCCCGAGTGCCACGATCTCGCCGCTGCCGGCCTCGAGGATCTTGGTCATCTCGCCGTTGACGGCGCGCCACATGCCGCCGATGCGCCCGCCCTCCAGCGTGGCCCCGTCCTTCACCGGGCCACGCCAGATGCGTGCCCAGGACAGCTTGCCGCCATAACCGGCATTGAGCGTGCGGAACACCTGCACCAGCGGCGCGCCCTCGGCCGCGACCAGATGGCGCTCGGCAGTGCTGGCCGCCGCCGGCGCGTCATGGCGCAGCGCCTTCCACAGCCGGCGCACGCCGTTGTCACGCTCGGCGCAGCCCAGCAGCACCTCGGTGACATGCCCTTCCGCCTCCACCAGGCGCAGCCGCTCGAACACCTCGGCCGGGGTCGGCTTGATGTCGTCGACCACCTTCTCGAGCAGGGCGTCGTCGTGATCGGCCAGCACTTCCACCAGTGCCGCGCGCGCTTCCTGCTCGCGGTCACGCATCGTATCGGGCAGCGCGATCAGCTCGGAGGCCGCCCCCTTGCGATACTGGTAGGCGCGCTCGCTGACGACATCGACATAGCCGGTGACAGTCTCGCCTTCGCGGATCGGCACCTCGCGCAGCACCAGCGGCCGCCGCGTGATCCCCTGCAGCGCCGCCAGGGTATCGCGCACATGGCCGTTCAGGGTGTCGATGCGGTTGACAAACACCATCGTCGGCAGGCCGATTTCCTCCAGCCGGCGCAGCAGCCCCGCCACCGTGGGCACGCGCGCGGGATCGGGGTCGCACACCACCACGGCGATGTCCGCCACCGCCAGCGCGGCCTCGGCCTCGTACGCGGATTCGACCGAACCGGGACAATCGATCAGGGCCCAGGGCTCGTCGAGGAACGTGCAATGCGCAATACGCGTGCTGCCGCGCGGCGCCGCCCCACGTCGGGCGGGGCCGCCAGCGGCGGCGATCAGGGCGTCGAACAGGGTGGACTTGCCGCTGCCGTAAGGTCCGACAATGGCGACGGTGCGGGGACCGGATTGCGCTTGTGACACGGATGCCCTCCTCGGCCGGCTCTGTGATCCCGCCCGATCAGCCGGACCTTATCGTTCGCCAGCACTTCCACGGCATCATGAGCCGGCCCCCGCCGGGTCGCCAAGAGCCTAATTTCCGCCGAAACCGGCAGGAAAACTGACCCAAATCAATGCGCTGTCCGCATGGACGTGGTGTGGGGCGGCGGCTTCAGCCGGCGGCCGCCACCGCCACGCCGCCCGAGATCCGCCAGATCCGGTCCAGCCGTTCCACTCCGGTCAGCCGGTGCGCGATCAGCACCAGCGTGCGTCCCTGCGCCACGTCGTTCAGGGTCGCCATGAAATCACGCTCGGTTTCGGCATCCAGCCCGGCGCAGGGCTCGTCCAGGATCAGGATCGGCGCCTCCGACAGCAGCACCCGCGCCAGCGCGAGGCGCCGCCCCTGCCCGCCGGAGAATTTCCGCCCGCCCTCGCCCACGAAGGAATCGATCCCGTGCGGCAGGTCCCGCACCACCGCGGCGACATGCGCCGCCTCCAGCGCCGTCCACAGCGTCGCCTCGTCGGCACCGGGCCGGGCGAGCAGGAGGTTGTTGCGAATCGTGTCGTCGAACAAATGGCTGGCCTGGCTCAGCCAGGCGATGCGGGCCCGCACCGTCTCCCCGGGCAGGGTGGCGATATCCACGCCGCCCAGCAGGACACGCCCGGCCTGCGGCGCCGCCACTTTCAGCGCCAGCGCCGCCAGGGTGGACTTCCCCGCCCCCGACGGCCCGAGCACGGCAATCCGGCTGCCTTCGGGAATGTCGAGCGTGAGCCCCTCGAACACCGGCGGACGGTCGGGCAGCCAGCGGAAATGCACCCCCTCGAAGCGCAGCGCGCTGCCCTTTGGCGCCACAGCCGGCACGGCCGGATCCGGCACCGGAGGCGCCCCTTCGGCCGCCTCCAGCACGCGCCGCGCGGCGGCGCTGGCATGGCCCGCCAGGGAGCCGGCCAGGGTCAGGCCGGCCACCGCCTCGAACCCCGCCACCACCAGGAAGGCGCCGGCAATGGCCGCCGGCGCATCGGCGATCCAATGCGCGGCGGCGGCCGCCAGCATCACCAGGATGGCGAACTGCCCGCACAGGAAGGACGCGGCAGTGGCCCGCGCCCCGCGCCCGGCCAGCTCGCGCTGGGCGGACAGCAGCGCCGCCTCGCGCGCCTGCACCTGCGCCAGCATGCGCCCCTCCGCCCCGAAGGCCCGCACTTCCCGCAGCCCCGAGATGGCATCCAGCGCCGCCACCCGCAGCGCCGCCGCCGCCCCGGTCATGCGCTCCCCCGCCCCGGCGGAGACACGCGCCGCCAGCAATGGCAGCAGGAAGGCGGACACCGCGAACAGCACCCCCACCGCCACCGCCAGCACCGGATCCAGCTCGGCCAGCAGCAGCGGCAAGCCGATCACCAGGATCAGCGCACAGGAAAGCGGCAGCAGGATGCGGATATACAGCCCGTCCAGCGCCTCGACGTCATTGACCAGCCGCGCCAGCACATCGCCCGCGCGGCGGAACCCGAGCCCACCAACGGCGCTGCCGGCCAGGCCCCGGAAGAACCAGACGCGCAGATCGGCCAGCGCGCGGAAGGTCGCGTCATGCGCGATCAGCCGTTCCAGGTAGCGCAACACCACCCGCACCGGCCCGAGCCCGCGCAGCAGCACGGGGGCGGTGACGACGGCACCGGTGACCAGCCCGGCCACCATCCCACCCGAGACCCCCATCAGCGCCATGCCGGTGGCAAGCGCCCCGAGCGTGACCAGGATCCCGGCGAACAGCCAAAGCGCGCGCCCCCGCCAGAGGGACAACACGCGCAGGAGCGGCGGAGTAAGGGGAGTCATGATTGCTCCATCGCGCCGGTCCGCGGCGTCGTCAACGGTGCAGGAAAGGCCAGGGCTCCGCCCTGGACCTGCCAAGGGCCACAAGGCCCTTGGATCCCATTCTCGCTGCGCGGCACAGAGTCATGGGTTCCAAGGGCAAAGCCCTTGGCCCGGTCCAGGGGCGGAGCCCCTGGCGGGGCCGGGGCAGCGCCCCGGGCATGGTCACCCGTCGATGCGCGCGAGCGCCGCGTCCAGCCGTGCCATCTCGTCGCGGGCCGCCTGCAGCCGCTCCCGGTTTTCCTCGACCACCTCTTCCGGCGCGCGCGCAACGAAATCGGCGTTCGACAGTTTCTTCTCGATCTTTTCGGCCTCGGCCGCCGCCTTGGCGCGATCCTTGCGCAGCCGGGCGCTCTCGGCGGCGATGTCGATCAGCCCGGCCAACGGGATCACCACCGTCGCCTCGCCCACCACCGCCTGGGCCGAGCCGTGCGGCACCTCGCCATCGAGTGCTTCCAGCGACGCCGCGCGGGCCAGCCGTCCGATCGCCTCGATCCAGCGCTGGCCGCGGGCAAGCGTCTCCGGCGCCGCGTCCTTCAGCAGCAGCGGCGCCCGCTGCGACGGCGGCACGTTCATCTCCGAGCGCACCGCGCGCACTTCGGAGACCAGCCGCACCACCCAGTCGAGTTCAGCGCGCGCCTCGGCCGCGCCGGGCACTTCGAAGGGGGTAGGCCAGGACGTGCGGATCAGGCTGCAGTCCGGGCCGTAGCCGAAGCGGTCCCACAGCTCCTCGGTCACGAAGGGCATGGCCGGGTGCAGCAGGCGCAGCACCAGCCCGAGCACATGCGCGGCGGTGCTGCGGACCTCGGCGGCCTCGGGGCTGTCGGCGTTGGCCAGCACCGGCTTGGCGAATTCGACGAACCAGTCGCAGAAGGTGTTCCAGGTGAAGCGGTACCCGGCCTGGGCGTATTCGTCGAAGCGATAGGCTTCCAGCGCCGTCGTTGCCTCGGCGATGGCCGAGGACGCGGCATCCAGGATCCAGCGCGTCAGCGGCAGGCTCGCCTTGGCCGGATCGAAGGCGGGATCGGGCGCCACGCCGTTCATCTCGCAGAACCGCGCTGCGTTCCACAGCTTGGTGACGAAGCTGCGGTAGCTCTCCACGCGGCTCGGCCCGAGCTTGACGTCGCGGCCCGGTCCGGTCAGGGCGCAGATGGTGAAGCGCAGGGCGTCGGCGCCGTAGCGGTCGATCAGCTCCAGCGGATCGATGACGTTGCCCTTCGACTTGCTCATTTTCTGGCCGCGCTCGTCGCGCACCAGGCCGTGGATGTAGATGTGGCGGAACGGCACGTCGCCCATGAAGTGCAGGCCCATCATCATCATCCGGGCGACCCAGAAGAAGATGATGTCGAACCCGGTCACCAGCACGTCGCCCGGGTAGTAGCGCGCGACCTCGCGCGTCTGCTCCGGCCAGCCGAGCGTGGAGAAGGGCCACAGCGCCGAGCTGAACCAGGTGTCCAGCACGTCCTCGTCGCGGGTCAGCGCCGCGTCATGGCCGTAATGGGCGCGGGCGGCGGCGAGGGCTTCGTCCTCGGTCTTCTCGACGAACACCGTCCCGTCCGGGCCGTACCAGGCGGGGATGCGATGCCCCCACCAGAGCTGGCGGCTGATGCACCAGGGCTGGATGTCGCGCATCCAGGCGAAGAAGGTGTTCTCCCATTGCTGCGGCACGAAGCGCATGCGGCCCTGCTCGACCGCCTCGATGGCCGGCTTCGCCAGCACCGCGGCATTGCAGTACCACTGCACGGTCAGGCGCGGCTCGATCGGCACGCCGGAGCGGTCGCCGTGCGGCACCTGGTGCAGATGCGGCTCGGTCTTCACCAGCAGCCCAAGCTCTTCCAGCTTCTCCAGGATCGCCTTGCGCGCGGCGAAACGGTCCTGGCCGTCCAGCGAGCGCACGAAGTCCGGATCGGCGATGCCCGGCACCGCGGCCAGCACATCCTCGATCTCGGCGAGGGTGACGCGGGCCTCGCGGTCGAGGATCGAGGGCATGGGCACGCTGTGCCGCTGCCCCACCTGGAAGTCGTTGAAATCATGCGCGGGGGTGATCTTCACCGCGCCCGTGCCCTTCTCGGGATCGGAGTAGGTGTCGGCGACGATGGGGATGCGGCGGCCCACCAGCGGCAGGATGGCGAACTTGCCCACCAGGTCGCGGAAGCGCTCGTCCTCGGGGTGCACCGCGACGGCGGTATCGCCCAGCATCGTCTCCGGCCGCGTGGTGGCGACGGTGATGAAGCGGCCCGGCTCGCCCTCGATCGGGTAGGTCAGGTGCCAGAGATTGCCTTTGACTTCCCGGCTCTCGACCTCGAGGTCAGAGATCGCCGACTGGAATTTCGGATCCCAGTTCACCAGCCGCCGGTCGCGATAGATCAGCCCCTGGCGGTACAGCGTGACGAAGACCTCGCGCACCGCCGCCGAGAGCCCCTCGTCCATGGTGAAGCGCTCGCGCGGCCAGTCGAGCGAAGCGCCGAGTCGGCGCAACTGCCGGGTGATAGTGCCGCCCGATTCGGCCTTCCACTGCCAGACGCGCTCGACGAAGGCCTCGCGCCCGAGCGCCTGGCGGCTGCTGCCCTGCCCGGCGAGCAGGCGTTCCACCACCATCTGGGTGGCGATGCCGGCATGGTCGGTGCCGGGCTGCCACAGCACGTCCCGGCCCTGCATGCGCCGCCAGCGGATCAGCGTGTCCTGGATGGTGAAGGTCAGCGCATGTCCCATGTGCAGGCTGCCGGTGACGTTCGGCGGCGGGATCATGATGGCGAAGGGCGTGGCGTTGCTGCCTGGATCACAGGCGAAAGCGCCCGACGCTTCCCAGCCTTCGTACAGGCGCTTCTCGGTGGTGTCGGGGGTATGCGTCTTTTCCAGCATGTCGTTTCTGCCCCGGTCGGCTCGCGGCAAATGAGGAGGGGCCGCCGGGGTCCGGTGGCCGGAGAAAAGGTCGGGCGCGACGCGATCAGGAAAGCGAGCGGCCGACCAGGCGCTCGATTTCCAGGCGTACCAGACGCTCGACCAGCGGAGGGAGATTCTCGTCGAGCCACGCCTTGAGCAGCGGGCGCAGCTCCTCGCGCACCACCTCCTCGACGGTCGGGCCGCCACGGTGGATGGCCAACGGCGGGGTCGCCGCGCTGCGCTCACCCAGCGTGCGGACCAGCGCCCCCAGGGCGGACGAGGCGGCGGCGGCGACATCGGGCGCAACCAGCCCGGTGGCCGGGGCGGCATTCACCGCGGGGGCCGCGACGGCCACGGCCGGCGGCGGCTCCACCGGCGGGGATGCCGCGCCGTTGCCCCCGGACGGGGCAGCGGCGGATGCGGCGGAGGGGTCGGAGATGATCATCGAGGCATCGAGCGCCAGTATCTCGGCCTGGTCCGGCGCCGCCGGCGCGGCAAGCTGCGCCGGGCGGGACGCCGAAGCGGCCTCGTCCTCGTTGAGGATGCGTCGGATGGAGGCAAGGATATCCTCCATCGAGGGATCGGCATTGCCGCCCGCGGTCTGCGGGGCGGGGGTCTGGCCGGGCGGGTTGGACGCGTTCATGCAGCCTGCTTCCTCGATCCGACCGGGTACGGCGTCAGGGTCCTGGTCCGGCTCACCGCCCGGGCTGGTTGGTCGCGTAGTCACCGGTGCCGATCCAGCGATCCCGCACCGCCCTGTAGTAGGCGGCATCATCATACAACGGCACGTTAAGGTTCAGGTCGCGTGCGGTCAGGCGGCCGACGGCTGCGGCAACGGAATAACTGGCCGTCACCAGATTGGCGAGGTTCTGCACCAACGTTACCCGAGAGTTGAGCAGGGCCTGCTCAGCGTTGAGCACATCGAGGGTGGTGCGGCTGCCGACGATTGCCTCGCGCTGCACGCCTTCCAGGGCGATCTGGTTGGAGCGGATCTGCGCCCGCGTGCTCTCGATCGTGGAGCGGGCGGAGTTGTAGGTTTCCCAGGAGGCGATGAGCTGCTGGACCGCGGTGCGGCGGGCGTCATCGACGGTCTTGCGCGCCTGCTGCTGCTGCTGGCGCGCCTGGCGGATGGCCGAGTACTCGGACCCGCCCTGGTAGATGGGCACGGTCAGCGTGGCGAGGATCTCGCCGTACTTGTTGGTCAGGTCCTTCTGGGTGACGTCCTCGGCGCGGGCGACGG from Rhodovastum atsumiense harbors:
- a CDS encoding DUF2497 domain-containing protein, which codes for MNASNPPGQTPAPQTAGGNADPSMEDILASIRRILNEDEAASASRPAQLAAPAAPDQAEILALDASMIISDPSAASAAAPSGGNGAASPPVEPPPAVAVAAPAVNAAPATGLVAPDVAAAASSALGALVRTLGERSAATPPLAIHRGGPTVEEVVREELRPLLKAWLDENLPPLVERLVRLEIERLVGRSLS
- the cydC gene encoding thiol reductant ABC exporter subunit CydC, with the translated sequence MTPLTPPLLRVLSLWRGRALWLFAGILVTLGALATGMALMGVSGGMVAGLVTGAVVTAPVLLRGLGPVRVVLRYLERLIAHDATFRALADLRVWFFRGLAGSAVGGLGFRRAGDVLARLVNDVEALDGLYIRILLPLSCALILVIGLPLLLAELDPVLAVAVGVLFAVSAFLLPLLAARVSAGAGERMTGAAAALRVAALDAISGLREVRAFGAEGRMLAQVQAREAALLSAQRELAGRGARATAASFLCGQFAILVMLAAAAAHWIADAPAAIAGAFLVVAGFEAVAGLTLAGSLAGHASAAARRVLEAAEGAPPVPDPAVPAVAPKGSALRFEGVHFRWLPDRPPVFEGLTLDIPEGSRIAVLGPSGAGKSTLAALALKVAAPQAGRVLLGGVDIATLPGETVRARIAWLSQASHLFDDTIRNNLLLARPGADEATLWTALEAAHVAAVVRDLPHGIDSFVGEGGRKFSGGQGRRLALARVLLSEAPILILDEPCAGLDAETERDFMATLNDVAQGRTLVLIAHRLTGVERLDRIWRISGGVAVAAAG
- a CDS encoding elongation factor G → MSQAQSGPRTVAIVGPYGSGKSTLFDALIAAAGGPARRGAAPRGSTRIAHCTFLDEPWALIDCPGSVESAYEAEAALAVADIAVVVCDPDPARVPTVAGLLRRLEEIGLPTMVFVNRIDTLNGHVRDTLAALQGITRRPLVLREVPIREGETVTGYVDVVSERAYQYRKGAASELIALPDTMRDREQEARAALVEVLADHDDALLEKVVDDIKPTPAEVFERLRLVEAEGHVTEVLLGCAERDNGVRRLWKALRHDAPAAASTAERHLVAAEGAPLVQVFRTLNAGYGGKLSWARIWRGPVKDGATLEGGRIGGMWRAVNGEMTKILEAGSGEIVALGRLEGVATGAVLGEAGDADLAFPPPPPPVYAMAITTADRKDDVRLSGALQKLVEEDPALTLRQDADLGETILAGQGELHLRASIERLANAFGVRVNTHRPRIGFRETIRKPVHQHARLKRQTGGHGQFADVTIDIAPRARGEGYQFVDKIVGGVVPRQFIPAVGEAAEEAARKGAYGYPVVDISVTLVDGGFHSVDSSDMAFRTAARMAMQEALPKADPVLLEPMHRVTVTVPNSYTATAQRLLTGRRGQILGYGEREGWSGWDDVEALVPEAELHDFIIELRSQTMGLGSYRHHFDHLAEAHGKVVQEAQKMAAG
- a CDS encoding valine--tRNA ligase, with protein sequence MLEKTHTPDTTEKRLYEGWEASGAFACDPGSNATPFAIMIPPPNVTGSLHMGHALTFTIQDTLIRWRRMQGRDVLWQPGTDHAGIATQMVVERLLAGQGSSRQALGREAFVERVWQWKAESGGTITRQLRRLGASLDWPRERFTMDEGLSAAVREVFVTLYRQGLIYRDRRLVNWDPKFQSAISDLEVESREVKGNLWHLTYPIEGEPGRFITVATTRPETMLGDTAVAVHPEDERFRDLVGKFAILPLVGRRIPIVADTYSDPEKGTGAVKITPAHDFNDFQVGQRHSVPMPSILDREARVTLAEIEDVLAAVPGIADPDFVRSLDGQDRFAARKAILEKLEELGLLVKTEPHLHQVPHGDRSGVPIEPRLTVQWYCNAAVLAKPAIEAVEQGRMRFVPQQWENTFFAWMRDIQPWCISRQLWWGHRIPAWYGPDGTVFVEKTEDEALAAARAHYGHDAALTRDEDVLDTWFSSALWPFSTLGWPEQTREVARYYPGDVLVTGFDIIFFWVARMMMMGLHFMGDVPFRHIYIHGLVRDERGQKMSKSKGNVIDPLELIDRYGADALRFTICALTGPGRDVKLGPSRVESYRSFVTKLWNAARFCEMNGVAPDPAFDPAKASLPLTRWILDAASSAIAEATTALEAYRFDEYAQAGYRFTWNTFCDWFVEFAKPVLANADSPEAAEVRSTAAHVLGLVLRLLHPAMPFVTEELWDRFGYGPDCSLIRTSWPTPFEVPGAAEARAELDWVVRLVSEVRAVRSEMNVPPSQRAPLLLKDAAPETLARGQRWIEAIGRLARAASLEALDGEVPHGSAQAVVGEATVVIPLAGLIDIAAESARLRKDRAKAAAEAEKIEKKLSNADFVARAPEEVVEENRERLQAARDEMARLDAALARIDG